The Bradyrhizobium sp. WBAH42 genome includes a window with the following:
- a CDS encoding cobalamin biosynthesis protein has product MKVAGLGFKRDVTLASLREALLAAGGAEGLAAVATVSDKADTDALKQLARECGVPIRAVPAATLAGIDTFTQSKLVAEKFGTGSVAEAAALAVAGPGARLIATRVVSQDRTASAAIAEGDGA; this is encoded by the coding sequence ATGAAGGTCGCCGGGCTCGGCTTCAAGCGCGATGTGACTTTGGCTTCGCTGCGCGAAGCGCTGCTGGCTGCCGGCGGTGCGGAAGGACTTGCGGCGGTGGCAACCGTCAGCGACAAGGCCGATACCGACGCACTGAAGCAGCTCGCACGTGAGTGCGGCGTGCCGATCCGGGCCGTTCCGGCCGCGACACTGGCCGGCATCGACACGTTCACGCAATCGAAGCTCGTCGCGGAGAAGTTCGGCACCGGATCGGTCGCCGAGGCCGCGGCGCTCGCGGTCGCCGGTCCCGGCGCGCGGTTGATTGCAACTCGGGTTGTCTCGCAGGATCGCACCGCGAGCGCCGCGATCGCCGAAGGAGACGGCGCATGA
- the cobM gene encoding precorrin-4 C(11)-methyltransferase → MTVHFIGAGPGAPDLLTLRGRDLIAACPVCLYAGSLVPEGVLAHCPPGARIVNTAPMSLDEIIAEIAAAHAAGQDVARLHSGDLSIWSAMGEQLRRLRALGIPYTVTPGVPSFSAAAAALETELTLPGLAQTVVLTRTPGRASAMPEGEKLAAFAATGAVLAIHLSIHLLDQVVVELTPHYGADCPVAIVWRASWPEQRIVRATLATLDAAVGGEMERTALILVGKTLGAADFDESRLYAADYDRRYRPVGAEPRFPEAS, encoded by the coding sequence ATGACCGTGCATTTCATCGGCGCCGGCCCGGGCGCGCCCGATTTGCTGACCTTGCGCGGCCGCGACCTGATCGCGGCCTGTCCGGTCTGCCTCTATGCCGGCTCGCTGGTGCCGGAGGGCGTGCTGGCGCATTGCCCGCCGGGAGCGCGGATCGTCAACACTGCCCCAATGTCGCTCGACGAGATCATCGCCGAGATCGCAGCCGCGCATGCGGCAGGCCAGGACGTCGCGCGGCTGCATTCCGGCGATCTCTCGATCTGGTCGGCGATGGGCGAGCAGCTCCGCCGTTTGCGCGCGCTTGGGATTCCCTACACAGTGACACCCGGCGTTCCCTCATTCTCGGCTGCCGCAGCGGCACTGGAAACCGAGCTGACGCTGCCCGGTCTTGCTCAGACGGTCGTGCTGACGCGCACGCCGGGCCGAGCCAGCGCGATGCCCGAAGGCGAGAAGCTCGCCGCGTTCGCCGCGACCGGCGCGGTGCTCGCGATCCACCTGTCGATCCATCTGCTCGACCAGGTCGTCGTCGAGCTGACGCCGCATTACGGCGCGGATTGCCCGGTCGCGATCGTCTGGCGCGCGAGCTGGCCGGAGCAGCGCATCGTGCGCGCGACGCTGGCAACGCTCGATGCGGCCGTGGGTGGCGAGATGGAGCGCACGGCGTTGATCCTGGTCGGCAAGACGCTTGGCGCGGCCGATTTCGACGAGAGCCGTCTCTACGCCGCCGATTACGACCGTCGCTACCGGCCCGTCGGTGCCGAGCCGCGCTTTCCGGAGGCGTCGTGA